A section of the Petrimonas sulfuriphila genome encodes:
- a CDS encoding PDZ domain-containing protein, whose amino-acid sequence MKRILPAFIILLISVAVFSQNDQTTCNLGFSFKISNNSNWGNNEPVVTEVVPGSPAEKAGLKANDIILEVNGNGTYLKPSHTIMSWFMEKPSEMSISIRNFEASFKPMHIAKDCRPRNGLSEAQLAPVFSFYSLEDIQDRKFIIPVKTTINPDADFFNYRTYDFAPSDVSSREMDERINSIFVRVLSQLGLKRDSEDPDFIIQTFYSYQNNPMFKTESPTRGTYSGTWRFDTRNNRMVKIPVFDPTQPVRIDDVMYDLEFGYRFYDRKFTEPGRSMLVWESEVKEKLSDNYGLLDYLEMNLPLILSKFPNSGNLERATYHVKYLRYNYTGISYDLNDLKTVVSVDAGSPAARAGIKPGDVVIKVQGHNFNHDAVSLTSSYRRFIAETMKYRDPATKYTDSNGFQNAMYWDIIHYNSISKEINDKKRYKAGFSYLFNFNQYIDWDTPDTLNIDVERKGEKLSFEVKPIINRHSHVSVE is encoded by the coding sequence ATGAAACGAATATTACCCGCATTCATTATACTACTAATATCCGTTGCCGTTTTTTCTCAAAATGATCAGACCACCTGCAACCTGGGATTCTCGTTTAAAATAAGCAATAATTCCAACTGGGGTAATAACGAACCTGTTGTTACGGAGGTTGTTCCCGGATCTCCAGCCGAAAAAGCAGGTTTAAAAGCCAACGATATTATTCTTGAAGTGAACGGAAACGGGACTTACCTGAAGCCGTCACATACCATAATGTCGTGGTTTATGGAGAAACCTTCAGAAATGTCGATATCCATACGCAACTTCGAAGCGTCGTTCAAGCCGATGCATATTGCTAAAGATTGCAGGCCGAGAAACGGATTGAGTGAAGCACAACTGGCTCCTGTGTTTTCGTTTTATAGCCTTGAGGATATTCAGGACCGGAAATTTATTATTCCGGTAAAGACGACCATAAACCCCGATGCTGATTTTTTTAATTACCGGACCTATGATTTTGCTCCTTCTGATGTAAGTTCACGAGAAATGGACGAACGCATTAATTCAATATTTGTGAGGGTGCTGTCTCAGCTCGGTCTCAAGCGCGACAGTGAAGACCCCGATTTTATCATTCAGACCTTTTACAGTTACCAGAACAATCCCATGTTCAAAACGGAATCGCCTACGCGTGGAACCTATTCCGGAACCTGGCGATTCGATACCCGTAACAACCGGATGGTTAAGATTCCTGTATTTGATCCTACTCAACCTGTTAGAATTGATGATGTGATGTATGACCTGGAATTTGGCTACCGGTTTTATGACCGGAAGTTTACGGAACCCGGCAGGTCGATGCTGGTCTGGGAGAGCGAGGTTAAAGAAAAGCTGAGTGATAATTACGGGTTACTGGACTACCTGGAAATGAATCTCCCTTTGATATTGAGTAAATTTCCTAATTCAGGAAACCTGGAAAGAGCCACTTACCACGTGAAGTATTTGCGGTATAACTATACAGGTATTAGTTACGATTTGAATGATTTAAAAACAGTGGTTTCTGTTGATGCCGGGTCTCCAGCAGCCCGCGCAGGGATTAAACCGGGGGATGTTGTGATAAAAGTGCAAGGCCACAATTTCAACCACGATGCAGTATCGCTTACTTCCAGTTACCGGCGGTTTATTGCTGAAACAATGAAATATCGCGATCCAGCGACAAAATATACCGATTCAAACGGGTTTCAAAATGCCATGTACTGGGATATAATACATTATAACAGCATTTCTAAGGAGATTAATGACAAAAAAAGGTATAAGGCCGGATTCTCATACCTGTTCAATTTCAATCAATATATTGACTGGGACACTCCAGATACACTGAATATTGACGTTGAAAGGAAAGGAGAGAAATTGTCCTTTGAGGTGAAACCTATCATAAACAGACACTCCCATGTTTCCGTGGAATAA
- a CDS encoding YhcH/YjgK/YiaL family protein, with the protein MILDNIENAPNYFGLNPLFEKAFEYVRGLDVDNLPEGTSEIEGVYLKASAVKIALKSKTETKLETHRKFIDIQIPITREEIFGWKSLKNLKMPTQEYDSQNDFQLFEDEPSTYIRVLPGEFIIFSPEDAHAPLIGEGITRKIILKVAVL; encoded by the coding sequence ATGATATTGGACAACATAGAAAACGCACCCAATTATTTTGGATTGAATCCTTTGTTTGAAAAGGCTTTCGAGTATGTCAGAGGATTAGATGTGGACAATTTGCCAGAAGGAACTTCCGAAATAGAAGGCGTATACCTGAAAGCGTCGGCAGTAAAAATCGCCTTGAAAAGCAAAACAGAAACTAAACTGGAAACTCACAGAAAATTCATCGATATTCAGATTCCTATCACACGGGAAGAAATTTTCGGATGGAAATCCTTGAAAAACCTAAAGATGCCGACGCAGGAATACGACAGCCAAAATGATTTCCAGTTGTTTGAAGACGAACCGTCCACCTATATCCGCGTGCTTCCGGGCGAATTTATTATATTCTCGCCCGAAGATGCACACGCCCCACTTATCGGCGAAGGCATTACCCGGAAGATCATCCTGAAAGTTGCTGTTTTATAA
- a CDS encoding alpha amylase C-terminal domain-containing protein, translating to MLDIVKNDPWLEPFSRSIEDRNNYFLKKEKELTQNGKIRLSDFATGYLYFGLHKTTDGWVFREWAPNATEIFLIGTFNNWQRMEPYRLRSIEKGVWEVKIPPEHIRHQDLYKLLVSWEGGSGERIPAWCRRVVQDAQTHIFSAQVWEPATPYTFKITNFKPDTSPLLIYECHVGMATAEEKVGTYNEFRENVLPRIKNSGYNAIQLMAIQEHPYYGSFGYHVSNFFAPTSRFGTPDELRQLIDAAHEMGIAVIMDIVHSHVVKNELEGIARFDGSYDLYFPSNPNRRNHPAWDSLCFDYGKNEVLHFLLSNCKYWMEEYRFDGFRFDGVTSMLYYSHGLEESFTRYDDYYNNRQDLDAICYLTLANKLIHEVNPTAITIAEEVSGMPGLGLDIKSGGYGFDYRMAMNIPDFWIKTIKERKDEEWHPSAIWWETTNRRADEKTISYVESHDQALVGDKTIIFRLIDADMYWFMSKLKSSSFRVDRGMALHKMIRLVTATTINGGYLNFMGNEFGHPEWIDFPREGNNWSHKYARRQWQLADDKNLKYHYLGDFDKAMINLIKSVPDFQTTTITKIWDKDDDNVLAYMRERLLFVFNFHPEKSFNDYGMLVPEGEYSIVLNTDNFRFGGFGLNNDTVHHFTHHDPLYAKDGKGWIKIYLPARSAFVLKKI from the coding sequence ATGTTGGATATCGTAAAAAATGACCCTTGGCTTGAACCTTTCAGTCGAAGCATAGAAGACCGGAACAATTACTTCTTGAAAAAAGAAAAGGAGTTGACTCAAAACGGAAAGATCAGGTTGTCGGACTTCGCAACAGGATATCTATACTTTGGACTACACAAGACAACAGATGGATGGGTTTTTCGTGAGTGGGCACCAAACGCTACTGAAATTTTTCTTATCGGCACCTTCAATAACTGGCAACGAATGGAACCGTACCGGCTGAGAAGTATTGAAAAAGGCGTTTGGGAAGTAAAAATTCCACCGGAACACATTCGTCACCAAGACTTATACAAACTTTTAGTCAGCTGGGAGGGTGGATCTGGGGAACGGATTCCCGCCTGGTGCCGTAGGGTTGTGCAGGACGCCCAGACACATATATTCAGTGCACAGGTATGGGAGCCGGCAACTCCATATACCTTCAAAATAACTAATTTTAAACCAGACACGTCGCCACTCCTTATATACGAATGTCACGTTGGAATGGCTACCGCAGAAGAAAAGGTGGGAACCTATAACGAGTTTAGGGAAAACGTGTTGCCCCGGATCAAGAACAGCGGATACAATGCCATTCAATTAATGGCTATTCAGGAACATCCCTATTACGGCTCATTTGGTTACCATGTATCCAATTTTTTTGCGCCAACGTCGCGCTTCGGCACACCCGATGAACTTCGCCAACTTATAGATGCAGCTCATGAAATGGGAATCGCGGTGATTATGGACATTGTGCATTCACATGTAGTAAAGAACGAATTGGAAGGGATTGCCCGTTTTGATGGCTCGTATGACCTGTATTTCCCAAGCAATCCCAACCGCAGAAACCATCCAGCCTGGGATTCACTTTGCTTTGATTACGGCAAAAATGAAGTCCTCCATTTTCTGCTTTCGAACTGCAAATACTGGATGGAGGAATATAGATTCGACGGTTTCCGTTTCGATGGTGTAACCTCCATGCTGTACTACAGTCACGGCCTGGAAGAGAGCTTCACCCGGTATGATGATTATTACAACAACAGACAAGACTTGGATGCCATTTGTTATCTGACACTGGCCAACAAGCTCATTCACGAAGTAAATCCCACTGCTATCACTATTGCAGAGGAAGTGAGCGGCATGCCTGGCTTGGGGTTGGACATAAAATCAGGAGGATACGGTTTTGATTACCGGATGGCGATGAATATCCCCGATTTCTGGATCAAGACCATTAAGGAGCGAAAAGACGAAGAGTGGCACCCCTCCGCTATTTGGTGGGAAACTACCAATCGTCGTGCAGACGAGAAAACAATCTCTTATGTGGAAAGCCATGACCAAGCATTAGTGGGAGACAAGACCATTATTTTCAGGCTAATAGACGCCGACATGTATTGGTTCATGTCGAAACTGAAGAGCAGTTCGTTCCGGGTAGACAGAGGAATGGCATTACATAAGATGATCCGGCTGGTTACGGCCACCACCATAAACGGAGGCTACCTGAATTTTATGGGCAACGAGTTCGGCCATCCGGAATGGATTGATTTTCCGCGGGAAGGGAACAACTGGTCTCACAAATACGCCCGGCGCCAATGGCAGTTGGCTGACGACAAAAACCTCAAGTACCATTACTTGGGGGACTTTGATAAAGCAATGATTAATCTCATAAAATCCGTTCCCGACTTTCAGACCACAACTATCACGAAAATCTGGGACAAAGACGACGACAACGTGCTGGCTTATATGCGGGAAAGGCTGTTGTTTGTCTTTAACTTCCATCCGGAAAAATCGTTTAATGATTATGGCATGTTGGTTCCTGAAGGAGAGTACAGCATCGTTCTCAACACCGACAACTTCAGGTTCGGCGGTTTCGGTCTGAACAACGATACCGTTCATCATTTCACGCATCACGATCCGTTGTATGCAAAAGACGGAAAAGGCTGGATTAAAATATACCTGCCGGCCCGTTCTGCCTTTGTTTTAAAAAAAATATGA
- a CDS encoding class I mannose-6-phosphate isomerase, with protein MNTYANKQHAAQSSEGDSGVALYPLKFEPILRPMIWGGSDICKFKNITPAEDGIGESWEISGVEGKISIVGNGELAGKPIDEVLRTSKARLVGKKVYEKFGNTFPLLIKFIDARDDLSIQVHPDDKLAKERHNSFGKTEMWYVIKASSDAFLYSGFSTQITSDEYIKTIENNSFTDKLQKYDVKTGDVFFLPAGRVHAIGAGCFIAEIQQTSDLTYRIYDYNRKDAQGNLRELHTELAKDAIDYNVYGNYQTEYTNRLNQPVELVTCEYFSTNLLEMDIPLARHYNALDSFVIYICMQGHCTLKDNNGNSVFIGQGETVLVPAETESVLIIPSETTKILETFIK; from the coding sequence ATGAATACTTACGCTAATAAGCAGCATGCCGCCCAATCCTCTGAAGGGGATTCAGGGGTCGCGTTATATCCTTTAAAGTTTGAACCCATCCTCAGACCGATGATTTGGGGTGGTTCCGATATTTGTAAATTTAAAAACATTACACCTGCAGAAGACGGTATCGGAGAAAGTTGGGAAATATCGGGGGTGGAAGGCAAGATATCCATTGTTGGCAATGGAGAGTTGGCAGGAAAACCGATCGATGAAGTCCTTCGGACCAGCAAAGCCCGACTAGTAGGGAAAAAAGTATATGAGAAGTTTGGCAATACCTTCCCACTTCTTATCAAGTTTATCGATGCCCGTGATGATCTGTCCATTCAAGTTCACCCGGACGATAAGCTAGCAAAAGAACGACACAACTCCTTCGGAAAAACAGAAATGTGGTACGTAATAAAAGCCTCCTCCGATGCTTTTCTTTATTCAGGGTTTTCAACACAGATAACCTCCGATGAGTATATCAAGACAATAGAAAACAACAGCTTTACCGATAAACTTCAAAAATACGACGTAAAAACAGGCGATGTATTTTTCCTGCCTGCGGGCAGGGTTCACGCTATTGGTGCAGGATGCTTCATTGCAGAAATTCAGCAAACATCTGACCTCACTTATCGTATCTACGATTACAACAGAAAGGATGCACAGGGAAATTTACGCGAATTACATACAGAATTAGCAAAAGATGCTATCGATTACAACGTGTATGGTAATTATCAGACCGAGTATACAAATCGTCTTAACCAACCGGTAGAACTGGTAACGTGTGAGTACTTCTCAACGAATCTGCTGGAAATGGATATCCCGTTGGCACGGCACTATAACGCTCTCGACTCTTTTGTAATCTATATTTGTATGCAGGGACACTGTACGTTGAAAGACAACAATGGAAATTCTGTTTTTATCGGGCAGGGAGAGACCGTCCTGGTTCCAGCAGAGACCGAGTCGGTCTTAATTATCCCCAGTGAGACAACAAAGATATTAGAAACATTTATAAAATAG
- the hemH gene encoding ferrochelatase: protein MRGILLINIGTPASCSKEAVRKFVGDMLSDPLVTGQPEWVSSFLAKKIIAPVSSGKSFNKYSQIWRKEDPEISPMIYFMQKLAQSLEAKKNIPVEVAMRYGEPEIEQALKDLEKKCPLLHEVVVFPLYPHYAQSTTQTTIDEIGRVFYKRPHSYRLQLVEPYFDHPAFINALAKHAEPYLKDIDKLVFSYHSLPVDQVEAGWKKGREFDYVYQLKETNRLFCEKLNIQLQYTLLLYASQRGNNWLKPFLDKDISDLPRLGWKKVAVIAPGFPVDNLETLYDIDIEARELFMKAGGEKFVFVPSLNNSDEWIEAIWKITVGV from the coding sequence ATGCGCGGTATTTTATTGATAAATATTGGAACTCCGGCTAGCTGCAGTAAAGAAGCTGTTAGGAAATTTGTGGGCGATATGCTTAGCGATCCGCTTGTTACCGGCCAGCCTGAATGGGTTTCCAGCTTTTTGGCAAAGAAGATTATCGCTCCGGTTTCATCCGGTAAGTCGTTTAATAAATACAGTCAAATCTGGCGAAAAGAAGATCCCGAGATCTCTCCCATGATCTATTTCATGCAAAAACTAGCCCAGTCACTGGAGGCGAAAAAAAATATTCCGGTGGAAGTCGCCATGCGATACGGTGAACCGGAGATTGAACAAGCATTGAAAGACCTGGAGAAAAAATGTCCACTGTTGCACGAAGTTGTTGTATTTCCCTTGTATCCGCATTATGCCCAATCTACCACGCAAACGACGATAGATGAAATCGGACGGGTTTTTTACAAACGTCCGCACTCGTACCGGCTGCAGCTTGTTGAGCCTTATTTCGACCATCCGGCATTTATAAATGCACTTGCCAAACATGCGGAGCCTTACCTGAAAGATATCGACAAGTTGGTGTTTAGCTATCACAGTCTGCCGGTTGACCAGGTGGAGGCAGGCTGGAAGAAAGGGAGAGAGTTTGATTATGTCTATCAATTGAAAGAAACCAATCGGTTATTCTGCGAAAAGCTCAACATTCAACTGCAATATACGCTTCTTCTTTATGCATCACAACGCGGCAACAATTGGCTGAAACCTTTTTTAGATAAAGATATTTCCGATTTACCCCGGCTAGGATGGAAAAAAGTAGCGGTAATAGCCCCTGGGTTTCCGGTGGATAATCTGGAAACACTGTACGACATCGACATTGAGGCTCGCGAATTGTTTATGAAAGCCGGAGGAGAAAAATTTGTCTTTGTTCCCTCCCTCAATAACTCCGATGAGTGGATAGAAGCGATTTGGAAAATAACCGTAGGAGTTTAA
- a CDS encoding TolB family protein — MKYFYLLFLCTICSFSAHSQVLKNLESELVLLNVKTGKEKVILREKRHFEAPNWSRDGKFLIINSDGKLEKVSVKGEKLGIIDTGFADRCNNDHGLSYDGKWLIISHNDSRFTSPGGSSRIFILPVSGGIPRLVTANYPSYWHGISPDNQWITYCAIRNGQWDVYKTHVITDKEVRLTDTDGLDDGPEYSYDGRWIYFNSHRTGRMHIYRMRPDGSNQTQLTFDEYDNWFPHPGPDNKSIAYIAYIEDQKGGHPFGKNVKLRLLDTESKSIRDLTPVFYGGQGTINVHSWSPDGSRIAFVRYTDND, encoded by the coding sequence ATGAAATATTTTTATTTGCTTTTTCTGTGCACGATCTGCTCATTTTCAGCACATTCACAGGTTTTAAAGAACCTGGAGAGCGAATTGGTCTTACTCAACGTAAAAACCGGAAAGGAGAAAGTCATCCTGCGTGAAAAACGCCATTTTGAAGCACCCAACTGGTCGCGTGATGGGAAATTTCTGATCATCAACTCTGATGGAAAATTAGAAAAAGTATCGGTTAAAGGTGAAAAGCTTGGCATTATCGATACCGGATTTGCCGACCGGTGTAACAACGATCATGGACTTTCTTACGACGGAAAATGGCTCATTATAAGCCATAACGATTCAAGATTCACCTCGCCGGGAGGAAGTTCCCGTATCTTTATCCTTCCCGTATCCGGCGGTATTCCCCGATTAGTCACCGCGAATTATCCGAGTTACTGGCACGGAATCAGCCCCGACAATCAGTGGATTACCTATTGTGCCATACGAAACGGTCAATGGGATGTTTACAAAACCCACGTTATCACCGATAAAGAAGTCAGGTTGACAGACACGGATGGACTAGACGACGGCCCGGAATACAGCTACGACGGCCGATGGATCTATTTCAACAGCCACCGCACCGGACGAATGCATATCTACCGGATGCGCCCCGACGGAAGTAACCAAACCCAACTCACTTTCGATGAGTACGACAACTGGTTCCCGCATCCCGGACCCGACAATAAAAGCATCGCTTATATCGCCTATATCGAAGACCAGAAAGGGGGGCATCCGTTTGGCAAGAACGTAAAGCTTCGTTTACTGGACACAGAATCAAAAAGTATCCGCGACCTGACTCCCGTTTTTTACGGCGGGCAGGGAACGATCAATGTGCATAGCTGGTCACCCGATGGCAGCAGAATTGCTTTTGTAAGATATACCGATAACGATTGA
- a CDS encoding DUF72 domain-containing protein yields the protein MKYGKVEDPTGIDFRIPADDKATRGVFKNVPESGVEAYIGCAKWNKTDLKGFYPKGTKDELAYYSRQFNSIEMNSIFYNMPKAEQVVKWKNKTPDGFKFFPKVTQSISHMRRLDNVDELTAIYCDAISHFEEKLGMCFLQLHENFGIKELKKLKVFVENFPKVIPLAVEVRGLEWFSDKVTWNGFCDFLEEHKTTNIIVDTAGRRDMLHMRLTTPTAFIRFVGCNVDEIDRKRIDDWVDRIEKWRKEGLQHLYFFVHQNVEVSSPLFSAYLTEKLNERLNLHLHVPQMAGEQGKLF from the coding sequence ATGAAATACGGAAAAGTAGAGGACCCGACGGGCATAGATTTTAGAATTCCCGCCGATGACAAAGCAACCCGGGGCGTTTTTAAAAACGTACCGGAAAGCGGGGTCGAAGCGTATATTGGTTGTGCGAAATGGAACAAAACTGACCTGAAAGGTTTTTACCCAAAAGGCACAAAAGACGAACTGGCCTACTATTCAAGACAGTTTAACTCCATTGAGATGAACTCCATATTTTATAATATGCCGAAAGCAGAACAGGTGGTGAAATGGAAAAACAAAACTCCGGACGGATTCAAGTTTTTTCCGAAAGTGACGCAATCCATCAGCCACATGCGCCGGTTGGACAATGTAGACGAATTAACGGCCATCTATTGCGATGCCATTTCACACTTTGAAGAAAAGCTCGGAATGTGTTTTCTGCAACTGCACGAAAATTTCGGCATCAAAGAGTTGAAAAAATTGAAGGTTTTCGTTGAAAATTTCCCGAAAGTGATCCCACTGGCGGTGGAAGTGCGCGGTCTGGAATGGTTTTCCGATAAGGTAACCTGGAACGGTTTTTGCGATTTTCTGGAAGAGCATAAGACCACCAATATCATTGTAGATACTGCCGGCCGGCGCGACATGCTGCATATGAGGTTGACTACTCCCACGGCCTTTATCCGTTTCGTGGGTTGCAATGTCGATGAAATTGACCGCAAGCGTATCGACGACTGGGTTGACCGTATTGAAAAGTGGCGCAAGGAAGGATTACAACATCTTTACTTCTTCGTCCATCAAAATGTAGAAGTGTCTTCGCCTCTTTTTTCTGCGTACCTGACAGAAAAACTGAACGAAAGGCTTAACCTCCACTTACATGTTCCCCAAATGGCAGGAGAACAGGGGAAATTATTTTAA
- a CDS encoding Gfo/Idh/MocA family oxidoreductase, translating to MIMIKSIAKLILALSISTLPVVTPAQQKPVRIGIAGLSHDHIHGLLGRKEKGDIVIVGIAEPDSGLVERLAKRYGFDKKIVYSSIDEMLRSTKPEAVMAYNDIFGHLEVVEKCAPRGIHVMVEKPLAVSVAHADKMAKLAKKNNIQILTNYETTWYGSNTEAYKVVNEEEQIGEILKIEFHTGHQGPVEIGCSKEFLAWLTDPVLNGAGALNDFGCYGANLSTWLMKGETPVSVTAVTHTNKPQVYPNVDDEASIIVQYPYNQVIIQASWNWPYNRKEMKIYGQSGYVFCRDTENMTVFKSKEKKATDKAAPALNEDRNDAFSYFARVVRGDINPQPYDLSALPNNEVVVKILEMAKKSAENGKTIVWKEYFK from the coding sequence ATGATCATGATTAAATCCATTGCAAAGCTTATACTCGCATTAAGTATAAGCACACTACCTGTTGTCACGCCAGCACAGCAAAAACCAGTAAGAATTGGTATCGCGGGCTTGTCACACGATCACATTCACGGGCTCCTGGGGAGAAAAGAGAAAGGCGATATTGTTATCGTTGGTATCGCGGAACCGGACAGCGGACTGGTGGAAAGATTAGCGAAAAGGTACGGTTTCGACAAAAAAATAGTCTATTCGAGTATCGATGAAATGCTCCGCAGCACAAAACCCGAAGCAGTAATGGCTTACAACGATATTTTCGGGCACCTGGAAGTAGTCGAGAAATGCGCCCCGAGAGGTATTCACGTTATGGTTGAAAAACCACTCGCCGTGAGTGTGGCACATGCCGATAAAATGGCCAAACTCGCCAAAAAAAATAATATACAAATACTTACCAACTATGAAACAACCTGGTACGGAAGCAACACCGAAGCATATAAAGTTGTGAACGAGGAAGAACAAATCGGGGAAATCCTCAAAATTGAATTTCATACCGGACATCAGGGACCAGTAGAGATTGGCTGCAGCAAAGAGTTCCTCGCCTGGCTTACCGATCCTGTACTAAATGGTGCCGGAGCGCTCAACGATTTTGGCTGTTACGGAGCCAACCTTTCCACTTGGCTTATGAAAGGCGAAACGCCCGTTTCTGTTACGGCCGTGACGCACACCAATAAACCACAGGTTTATCCAAACGTGGATGATGAGGCCAGCATCATCGTACAGTATCCGTATAATCAAGTGATTATCCAGGCATCATGGAACTGGCCTTACAACCGGAAAGAGATGAAGATTTACGGACAATCGGGATATGTTTTCTGTAGAGATACCGAAAATATGACTGTATTTAAATCAAAAGAAAAAAAGGCCACAGACAAAGCCGCCCCGGCATTAAACGAAGACAGAAACGACGCTTTTTCTTATTTTGCCCGTGTCGTCCGCGGAGATATTAACCCTCAACCGTATGATCTTTCAGCCCTGCCCAATAATGAGGTAGTGGTTAAAATTCTGGAAATGGCGAAAAAATCTGCTGAAAACGGAAAAACAATTGTGTGGAAAGAATATTTCAAATAA
- a CDS encoding SDR family oxidoreductase: MDLNITGKVAIIGGSSKGLGKACAVALAKEGVNIVLCARRKETLQRTKSEIELLGVEVLALSVDMASAEDNQRIIDETIRKFGRIDILVNNSGGPKPGTFREVTSDDLDDAYRSVLKYNIRMIQGCLPFMERNGWGRIVNITSITVKEPAPNMVLSNIFRSAVVSFAKTISKELVSKGITINNVSPGYFKTDRVMQLMKVRSEAEGISTNEYEQRAILDFPHKRYMDPEELGNLVCYLCSEQARSINGTTIQVDGGMLNGLL; the protein is encoded by the coding sequence ATGGATCTGAATATAACAGGTAAAGTGGCCATTATCGGTGGAAGCAGCAAAGGGCTGGGAAAGGCGTGTGCGGTAGCATTAGCAAAAGAAGGTGTGAACATTGTATTGTGTGCCCGCCGTAAAGAAACCTTGCAGAGAACCAAAAGCGAAATAGAGTTGCTGGGAGTTGAGGTGTTGGCTTTGTCGGTTGATATGGCTTCTGCTGAGGATAATCAGCGGATTATCGATGAAACCATTCGGAAATTTGGCAGAATCGATATTTTGGTCAACAACTCCGGTGGCCCGAAGCCGGGAACCTTTCGGGAGGTTACTTCAGATGATTTGGATGACGCATACCGTTCGGTGCTGAAATACAACATCCGGATGATTCAGGGTTGCCTCCCTTTCATGGAAAGGAACGGGTGGGGCAGAATCGTGAACATCACTTCCATCACTGTGAAGGAGCCCGCTCCTAACATGGTGTTGTCTAATATTTTCCGTTCAGCGGTAGTAAGTTTTGCTAAAACGATCAGTAAAGAGCTTGTCTCAAAGGGTATAACCATCAATAACGTTTCTCCCGGTTATTTCAAGACCGACAGGGTTATGCAACTGATGAAAGTCCGCTCCGAAGCGGAAGGGATTTCCACAAATGAGTATGAACAGAGAGCTATCCTGGACTTTCCACACAAACGCTATATGGATCCGGAGGAACTGGGCAATTTGGTTTGTTATCTGTGTTCGGAACAGGCCAGGTCGATCAACGGAACAACCATTCAGGTAGACGGTGGTATGTTGAATGGGTTGTTGTGA